A DNA window from Loxodonta africana isolate mLoxAfr1 chromosome 7, mLoxAfr1.hap2, whole genome shotgun sequence contains the following coding sequences:
- the LOC100668226 gene encoding olfactory receptor 8K5-like, with product MITLVGNLGIIILTKVDSHLYTPMYFFIRHLAFIDLGNSTVICPKVLENFAVDQSTISYYVCATQMAFFILFFVSELFMLSAMAYDRYVAICNPLLYNVIMSPRRCHVLMDIPYLYSTFQSLMFTIKIFILTSCGSNVISHFYCDDVPLIPMLCTNAQEVQLLVIMFSAFNLISSLLVVLLSYLLILIAIFRMHSAEGRKKAFSTCGSHLTVVVVFYGTLLFMYMQPKSAHSYDTDTVASVFYTLVIPMLNPLIYSLRNKEVKDAFHRVFKN from the coding sequence ATGATAACACTAGTGGGAAACCTGGGGATAATCATCTTGACCAAGGTGGACTCCCACCTATACACacctatgtattttttcatcAGACACCTGGCCTTCATTGATCTTGGTAATTCTACTGTCATTTGCCCCAAGGTGCTGGAAAATTTTGCTGTGGATCAAAGTACCATTTCCTATTATGTATGTGCCACACAGatggctttcttcattttgttctttGTCAGTGAACTTTTTATGCTGTcagccatggcctatgaccgctacgtggccatctgtaaccctctgctctaTAATGTTATCATGTCCCCAAGACGTTGTCATGTGCTCATGGATATTCCATACCTCTATAGTACTTTTCAGTCTCTGATGTTCACCATTAAGATTTTCATATTGACCTCCTGTGGCTCTAATGTCATCAGTCATTTCTACTGTGATGATGTCCCCTTGATACCTATGCTCTGCACAAATGCACAAGAGGTACAGTTGTTGGTCATAATGTTTTCAGCATTTAATTTGATATCCTCCCTCCTGGTTGTCCTGCTGTCCTACCTGCTGATTCTGATAGCCATATTTCGAATGCATTCTGCTGAGGGCAGGAAAAAAGCTTTCTCCACATGTGGTTCTCATCTGACAGTGGTGGTTGTGTTTTATGGAACTCTATTATTTATGTACATGCAACCCAAATCTGCTCACTCATATGatactgacacagtggcctctGTGTTTTACACTTTGGTCATCCCCATGCTTAACCCTTTGATATACAGCTTAAGAAACAAAGAGGTAAAAGATGCATtccacagagtttttaaaaaCTGA